A genomic stretch from Archangium lipolyticum includes:
- a CDS encoding PepSY domain-containing protein produces MKRFMGAAALATVLSSGASWAVHPEHGPSRSAVARNAFFNSELSISSNNLELGEARAKRMLDPARERALSDFFQRYGKDTNVYFEPRSGAATGIHTHIPMIPGDGMDNRVTLSNLGQSLGRAVSTVDEALVGELVVKFARDNEEVLGIDVSQLGTPRVTQVTEHLWQVHIPQQIQGIPVREGRLSATISHGNLVLIGTEGWADVKIRTLPLVAADQAIERGLGRAGLAHSPKSIWKDASLEVVPISKGEGYGHKLVWAYGFQDEGDHATWEVLVDAHTGEVIALEDKNQYLDASITGGVYPLTNTETCPTDGTCGTMQANYPMPWANTGLASPNNYTNGAGVFSYTSGTVTTSLSGKYIGISDRCGTVSGSSTTGSINMGGTNGQHDCTTGGGGAGNTPAARAAFYELNKLAEQARGWLPSNTWVNAKLTANVNIASTCNAYWSAGTVNFYRSGGGCRNTGEIGAVFDHEWGHGMDDNDANGTLSASSEGYADIAAIYRLQTSCVGHGFFATSNRGCGMTADGTGYNQNEAQTGAAHCDLNCSGVRDADWARHSDNTPDTPQNHVCVRCTTSTGLCGRQTHCAAAPTRQAAWDLVARDLRAAPFNYDANTAFIVGNKLFYQGSGNVGSWHACDCTAKTSSGCGSTNGYMQWLAADDDNGNLNDGTPHMTAIYNAFNRHNIACATPVPQNGGCSTGPTATPSATLTPGTRQVAISWTGVTNAAKYWVLKTEGHAGCNFGKALKATVTGTTWTDTEVLPGRQYCYSVVAAGSSNACYTQASTCSCVTPN; encoded by the coding sequence ATGAAGCGTTTCATGGGCGCCGCAGCACTTGCCACCGTGCTGAGCTCCGGCGCGAGCTGGGCTGTGCATCCTGAGCATGGGCCGTCGCGAAGCGCCGTGGCCCGCAATGCCTTCTTCAATTCCGAGCTCTCCATCAGCTCGAACAACCTCGAGCTCGGTGAGGCCCGGGCGAAGAGGATGCTGGACCCCGCGAGGGAGCGGGCGTTGAGCGACTTCTTCCAGCGCTACGGGAAGGACACCAACGTCTACTTCGAGCCGCGCTCGGGAGCGGCCACCGGTATCCATACGCACATCCCGATGATCCCGGGCGACGGCATGGACAACCGGGTGACGCTGAGCAACCTGGGCCAGAGCCTCGGCCGCGCGGTGTCCACGGTGGACGAGGCCCTGGTGGGCGAGCTCGTTGTCAAGTTCGCCCGCGATAACGAGGAGGTGCTGGGCATCGATGTGTCGCAGCTCGGCACGCCGCGCGTCACGCAGGTCACCGAGCACCTCTGGCAGGTCCACATTCCGCAGCAGATCCAGGGCATCCCCGTGCGCGAGGGCCGGCTGTCGGCCACCATCAGCCATGGCAACCTCGTGCTCATCGGCACCGAGGGGTGGGCCGACGTGAAGATCCGCACCCTGCCGCTCGTCGCCGCGGATCAGGCGATCGAGCGCGGGCTGGGCCGCGCCGGGCTGGCCCACAGCCCGAAGTCCATCTGGAAGGACGCGAGCCTGGAGGTGGTGCCCATCTCGAAGGGGGAGGGTTACGGCCACAAGCTCGTCTGGGCCTACGGCTTCCAGGACGAGGGGGACCATGCCACCTGGGAGGTGCTCGTCGACGCCCACACGGGTGAGGTGATCGCCCTCGAGGACAAGAACCAGTACCTCGACGCGTCCATCACCGGCGGCGTCTACCCGCTGACCAACACGGAGACCTGCCCGACCGACGGGACGTGCGGCACGATGCAGGCCAACTACCCCATGCCGTGGGCCAACACCGGCCTGGCGTCGCCCAACAACTACACCAACGGCGCGGGCGTCTTCAGCTACACCTCCGGAACCGTCACCACCTCGCTGAGCGGCAAGTACATCGGCATCAGCGACAGGTGCGGCACGGTCAGCGGCAGCTCCACCACCGGCAGCATCAACATGGGCGGCACCAACGGCCAGCATGACTGCACCACGGGAGGCGGCGGCGCGGGCAACACCCCGGCGGCCCGTGCCGCGTTCTACGAGCTGAACAAGCTGGCGGAGCAGGCGCGCGGCTGGCTCCCCTCCAACACCTGGGTCAACGCGAAGCTCACCGCCAACGTCAACATCGCCAGCACCTGCAACGCCTACTGGAGCGCCGGGACGGTCAACTTCTACCGGAGCGGCGGCGGCTGCCGGAACACCGGTGAGATCGGCGCGGTGTTCGACCACGAGTGGGGCCATGGCATGGACGACAACGATGCCAACGGCACGCTGAGCGCCTCCAGCGAGGGGTACGCGGACATCGCGGCCATCTACCGGCTGCAGACCTCGTGCGTGGGCCACGGCTTCTTCGCCACCAGCAACAGGGGCTGCGGCATGACGGCGGATGGGACGGGCTACAACCAGAACGAGGCGCAGACGGGCGCGGCGCACTGCGATCTCAACTGCTCGGGCGTACGCGACGCGGACTGGGCCAGGCACTCGGACAACACTCCGGACACCCCGCAGAACCACGTCTGCGTCCGGTGCACCACCTCCACCGGCCTGTGCGGCCGCCAGACGCACTGCGCCGCCGCGCCCACCCGCCAGGCCGCCTGGGACCTGGTGGCCCGCGACCTGCGCGCCGCCCCGTTCAACTACGACGCGAACACCGCCTTCATCGTCGGCAACAAGCTCTTCTACCAGGGCAGCGGCAACGTCGGCTCGTGGCACGCCTGTGACTGCACCGCCAAGACCTCCAGTGGCTGCGGCTCCACCAACGGCTACATGCAGTGGCTGGCCGCCGATGACGACAATGGCAACCTCAACGACGGCACGCCGCACATGACGGCCATCTACAACGCCTTCAACCGGCACAACATCGCCTGCGCCACCCCGGTGCCGCAGAACGGTGGCTGCTCGACCGGTCCCACCGCGACGCCCTCCGCCACGCTCACCCCCGGCACCCGCCAGGTGGCGATCTCCTGGACGGGCGTCACCAACGCCGCCAAATACTGGGTGTTGAAGACCGAGGGCCACGCCGGCTGCAACTTCGGCAAGGCGCTCAAGGCCACCGTCACCGGCACGACCTGGACGGACACCGAGGTCCTCCCGGGCCGGCAGTACTGCTACTCCGTGGTGGCCGCCGGCTCGAGCAACGCCTGCTACACCCAGGCCAGCACCTGCTCCTGCGTCACGCCCAACTGA
- a CDS encoding SRPBCC family protein encodes MALAPISFETSMDIDRKAPVIVAEEIRVLAPPARVWDLLTEIDRWPDWNPDISTAVLGGAVAVGSTFRWTTAGLAIVSTLGEVVPGKRLAWSGDTHGIFGIHVWTLEPGDSTGRTTLVRTVESWSGEVVRQDPETMRGQLEAAITAWLGHLRSEAETLTPSTTNL; translated from the coding sequence GTGGCTCTCGCTCCCATCTCATTCGAGACGTCCATGGACATCGACCGGAAGGCCCCCGTCATCGTCGCCGAGGAGATCCGGGTCCTGGCCCCACCCGCCCGTGTCTGGGACCTGCTGACGGAGATCGACCGGTGGCCGGACTGGAACCCCGACATCAGCACCGCCGTCCTCGGCGGTGCGGTAGCGGTTGGCTCGACGTTCCGGTGGACGACCGCTGGCCTCGCCATCGTCTCCACCCTCGGCGAGGTTGTACCCGGCAAGCGGCTCGCCTGGTCGGGCGACACCCATGGAATCTTTGGCATCCACGTATGGACTCTCGAACCCGGTGACTCGACTGGCCGGACCACCCTGGTCCGCACCGTCGAGTCCTGGAGCGGTGAAGTCGTCCGGCAGGACCCCGAGACCATGCGAGGCCAGCTCGAGGCCGCCATCACGGCATGGCTCGGCCATCTCCGCTCCGAGGCCGAGACCCTCACACCGAGCACGACCAACCTCTAA
- a CDS encoding carotenoid oxygenase family protein, with amino-acid sequence MTTPAPFLTGPFTPVPDEITATHLRVRGTLPAELHGQLVRNGHNPMPGVMSIHWFKGSGMLHGIRLHEGRAESYRNRWVRTPALQGAPYMTEHGPDYTAHSAGTHAISHAGRILALNEAGLPFQVTPELDTVGVFDFAGRLTTPMTAHPKSDPRTGELHFFGYGPFPPYLTYYVASPQGDIIRAEVVPGAGPSLMHDFAITRRHIVWFDMPVVFDMNDTSGMPYAWNDDYPARIGIMSRESGTVRWFEVDPLYVLHVTNAYDDAEGRVVLDAPAFDRAGWVRSTAWWAGRADRGPSLLSGASHRRWILDPQKGVIGSRTVDDLIVEFPTVSPAVVGQPFRYGYALALPDGERGPWALAKHDLTTGTRQLRSFGPGQLPSEGVFVPAAGATSEDAGYILTVVSNADQSPAELLVLDATHIADEPVAVVELPRHVPGGVHGSWIPAEA; translated from the coding sequence ATGACCACCCCCGCTCCATTCCTGACCGGTCCGTTCACGCCAGTCCCCGACGAAATCACCGCCACCCACCTGCGAGTGCGAGGCACCCTGCCGGCCGAGCTCCATGGGCAGCTTGTGCGCAACGGCCACAATCCCATGCCGGGCGTCATGTCGATTCATTGGTTCAAGGGCAGTGGCATGCTCCATGGGATTCGGCTCCATGAAGGGCGAGCCGAATCCTACCGCAACCGTTGGGTCCGAACGCCCGCCCTCCAGGGCGCGCCCTACATGACCGAACACGGCCCTGACTATACCGCCCACTCCGCTGGCACCCATGCGATCAGCCACGCGGGCCGGATTCTCGCCCTCAACGAGGCGGGCCTTCCCTTCCAGGTCACGCCCGAGCTCGACACCGTGGGAGTGTTCGACTTCGCGGGAAGGCTCACCACTCCGATGACGGCCCACCCGAAGAGCGACCCGCGCACCGGAGAGCTGCATTTCTTCGGCTATGGACCCTTCCCTCCGTACCTCACCTACTACGTCGCCTCGCCCCAGGGAGACATCATCCGGGCAGAGGTGGTGCCCGGCGCCGGCCCATCGCTGATGCATGACTTCGCCATCACCCGGCGCCACATCGTCTGGTTCGACATGCCCGTGGTGTTCGACATGAACGACACGTCGGGCATGCCCTACGCATGGAACGACGACTACCCGGCACGAATCGGAATCATGTCCCGCGAGAGCGGAACCGTCCGTTGGTTCGAGGTCGACCCCCTCTACGTTCTTCACGTCACCAACGCCTACGACGACGCGGAGGGCAGGGTCGTCCTCGACGCCCCCGCGTTCGACCGCGCCGGCTGGGTGCGGTCAACGGCCTGGTGGGCGGGTCGTGCCGACCGGGGTCCAAGCCTCCTGAGTGGGGCGAGCCACCGGCGATGGATCCTCGACCCCCAGAAGGGAGTCATCGGCTCGCGGACCGTGGATGACCTCATCGTCGAGTTCCCCACGGTCAGTCCCGCTGTGGTCGGGCAGCCCTTCCGGTACGGGTACGCCCTCGCGCTTCCCGATGGCGAGCGGGGTCCCTGGGCCCTGGCGAAGCACGACCTGACCACGGGCACCCGTCAGCTCCGCTCCTTCGGCCCCGGACAACTGCCGAGCGAAGGGGTATTCGTGCCCGCGGCTGGAGCTACCAGCGAGGATGCCGGCTACATCCTCACCGTGGTGAGCAACGCCGACCAGTCGCCGGCGGAGCTGCTCGTGCTCGACGCCACCCACATCGCTGACGAGCCCGTGGCGGTGGTGGAGCTTCCCCGCCACGTCCCCGGTGGTGTGCACGGCTCGTGGATTCCGGCGGAGGCATGA
- a CDS encoding CPBP family intramembrane glutamic endopeptidase: protein MRAVFFNVENSLRNGWKSLGYFLMTALFVVGLIFIRRTLPDNVRPFVPEPVLAFLGALVATWVCSRLERTSLAAQGFAISGDSCRDFGLGLAGGTGLVGLVALGVWLLDGFHLVRTPDGAASNLLKSAWTMLAVALFEETLFHGYAFQRAIRGMGPLWSQLVFATIFSLAHPFDPGMNGSVRVMAMLNIFLAGWMLGYCYLRTGRLALPVGVHLGWNWALGSLGFGVSGNASKGWWTPVFHGKPEWLTGGDFGLEGSAISVVLLALAVVGLARWKGEKAHQELPTRAPPPAPPPSPSPRETA, encoded by the coding sequence ATGAGAGCTGTATTCTTCAATGTCGAAAACAGCTTGCGCAACGGCTGGAAGAGCCTTGGCTATTTCCTCATGACGGCTCTCTTCGTGGTGGGGCTGATCTTCATCCGCAGGACGTTGCCTGACAACGTGAGGCCATTCGTGCCGGAGCCGGTTCTCGCATTCCTGGGGGCGCTTGTCGCCACCTGGGTATGTTCGCGCCTGGAGCGCACGTCCCTTGCCGCCCAGGGTTTCGCCATCAGCGGGGATTCATGTCGCGACTTCGGACTCGGCCTGGCCGGCGGAACAGGTCTCGTGGGGCTGGTGGCCCTTGGCGTCTGGCTGCTCGACGGTTTTCATCTGGTGCGGACGCCAGATGGCGCCGCCTCGAATCTCCTGAAGAGTGCATGGACGATGCTCGCTGTCGCGCTCTTCGAGGAGACGCTTTTTCACGGCTATGCGTTCCAGCGGGCCATCAGGGGTATGGGCCCGCTCTGGTCCCAGCTCGTGTTCGCCACCATCTTCTCCCTCGCGCACCCTTTCGACCCGGGCATGAATGGAAGCGTCAGGGTCATGGCGATGCTCAACATCTTCCTGGCGGGTTGGATGTTGGGCTACTGCTACCTGCGCACAGGTCGCCTGGCACTCCCGGTCGGAGTGCATCTGGGATGGAACTGGGCCCTGGGAAGCCTGGGATTCGGCGTGAGCGGTAACGCCTCGAAGGGATGGTGGACCCCGGTATTCCATGGCAAGCCAGAATGGTTGACCGGGGGCGACTTTGGCCTCGAAGGCTCCGCCATCAGTGTCGTGCTACTCGCTTTGGCCGTGGTCGGACTGGCACGTTGGAAGGGAGAAAAGGCTCACCAGGAGTTGCCCACGCGCGCGCCGCCTCCCGCTCCACCTCCCAGCCCATCCCCTCGGGAGACCGCGTAG
- a CDS encoding MarR family winged helix-turn-helix transcriptional regulator, producing MLELLDGAVSEAYAREGLAYRPRYTPVMRALMEREPSTIGHIAAAAGITQPAVTQTVALMVKEGLVSARSEPGDRRERLVRLTEAGRELLPRLQACWRATAGAAADLDAELPTPLSLTLEKAIAALEVKPFGERIAEARARLAAQTPLAHQPPSSTKASARPGGVRRKPRHS from the coding sequence TTGCTCGAGCTCCTCGACGGGGCAGTCAGCGAAGCCTATGCGCGGGAGGGGCTCGCCTACCGGCCGCGTTACACGCCGGTCATGCGCGCATTGATGGAGCGCGAGCCCTCGACGATCGGCCATATTGCCGCAGCCGCGGGTATCACCCAGCCCGCCGTGACGCAAACGGTCGCGCTCATGGTCAAGGAAGGTCTGGTCTCCGCGCGGTCGGAGCCGGGCGACAGGCGCGAACGCCTGGTTCGACTCACGGAGGCCGGGCGCGAGTTGCTCCCCCGGCTGCAAGCGTGCTGGCGCGCCACGGCAGGCGCGGCAGCCGATCTGGATGCCGAACTGCCCACGCCCCTTTCGCTGACCCTGGAGAAGGCCATCGCCGCCCTCGAGGTGAAGCCGTTCGGCGAACGTATCGCCGAGGCTCGTGCCCGGCTGGCGGCTCAGACCCCCCTCGCACATCAGCCTCCGTCCAGCACTAAGGCGTCCGCCAGGCCCGGTGGAGTCCGCCGCAAGCCACGTCACTCCTGA
- a CDS encoding ankyrin repeat domain-containing protein encodes MRTFPRSSSVCQVLGLVLPLSLGGLVHAQIPGGPSGSLMAPRLDEDARRSYAANCDPGGFLFIRDKAFPSVGECELVVARVVAVHDEGATHAEPPTVLLQVEEVLTGDISPGVVQAVWSEHLHLMCAVGEGANIERWKATRQRGPEVGARFLVAGGFNRSRRWFMTVPELRLPFTPERHRELLAQVKQEQQEWTRQYKTEVAARRAEARAAVRDDELLEAVAKKDVVRVRALLREGVRPVASSATGTPALHVAARLGAVEVIRVLLEAGVPVEMKERQGLLRTTLGVAADEGQVEAVELLLAHGANPNHLSWNHTPLLLSPASSGHCAVVKALLARGAQVRQSDRHGSTPLEVAARNGHLACVIALLEAGADPNKANTFGWQPVHYALEHPAVLEQLLRAGANPHARDPEGVTPLKRARDRRLTDSVRLLEEAGASR; translated from the coding sequence ATGCGCACTTTTCCAAGGTCGTCCTCCGTGTGCCAGGTACTCGGGCTCGTGCTGCCACTGAGCCTGGGTGGGCTGGTGCACGCGCAGATTCCCGGCGGTCCGAGTGGCTCGCTGATGGCGCCTCGCCTGGACGAGGATGCGCGGCGCTCGTATGCCGCGAACTGCGACCCGGGTGGCTTCCTGTTCATCAGGGACAAGGCCTTCCCATCGGTGGGTGAATGCGAGCTGGTGGTGGCGAGGGTGGTGGCAGTACATGACGAGGGAGCCACACACGCCGAGCCCCCCACGGTCCTTCTCCAGGTGGAGGAGGTGCTCACGGGGGACATCTCTCCCGGCGTCGTCCAGGCTGTATGGAGCGAGCACCTGCACCTGATGTGCGCGGTGGGGGAAGGGGCAAACATCGAGCGCTGGAAGGCCACGCGCCAGCGGGGACCCGAGGTGGGAGCACGCTTCCTCGTGGCGGGCGGCTTCAATCGCAGCCGGCGCTGGTTCATGACCGTGCCCGAGCTGCGCCTGCCCTTCACCCCCGAGAGGCATCGGGAACTGCTCGCCCAGGTGAAGCAGGAACAACAAGAGTGGACACGTCAATACAAGACGGAGGTGGCCGCCCGCCGAGCCGAGGCTCGGGCCGCCGTGCGCGATGACGAGTTGTTGGAGGCGGTGGCGAAGAAGGATGTCGTCCGCGTGCGCGCGCTGCTGCGAGAGGGGGTTCGGCCTGTCGCGAGCTCCGCGACGGGAACCCCCGCGCTGCATGTGGCGGCGCGACTGGGCGCGGTGGAAGTGATTCGGGTCCTGTTGGAAGCGGGTGTCCCGGTGGAGATGAAGGAGCGCCAGGGGTTGTTGCGGACGACACTCGGTGTGGCCGCCGACGAGGGGCAGGTCGAGGCCGTCGAGTTACTGCTCGCCCACGGTGCCAATCCCAATCACCTCTCCTGGAACCACACGCCGCTGCTGCTAAGTCCCGCGAGTAGTGGGCACTGCGCCGTGGTGAAGGCGCTCCTGGCCCGCGGCGCCCAGGTGCGCCAGTCGGACCGGCATGGCAGCACTCCACTGGAGGTGGCGGCGCGTAACGGGCACCTCGCCTGCGTCATCGCCCTGCTCGAGGCTGGCGCCGATCCCAACAAGGCCAACACCTTCGGATGGCAGCCGGTGCATTACGCCCTCGAGCATCCGGCGGTGCTCGAACAGTTGCTCCGGGCGGGCGCCAATCCCCACGCACGCGACCCGGAAGGTGTCACGCCGCTGAAGAGGGCGAGGGACAGGCGTCTCACCGACAGCGTGCGACTGCTCGAAGAGGCAGGGGCCTCCAGATAG
- a CDS encoding TetR/AcrR family transcriptional regulator, translating to MSPPPLSRRERIHAETVREIRGIALRQVDEGGLATLSLNAIAKELGMSGPALYRYFASRDELLGALHTDIYAQLVTAVREAAEASTGRSPSAHLAAYASAYRGWALKHPRRYALLFGGRAEDYKDPAEAIAEIHEGMLLLLRLLADIAGDRPVTRPPDALDRQLTAWSRRRAGNASFPPHILRLGVLFWTRLHGIVSLELSSVFKDMGLDGGALLDDEVKRIIDAAGGGH from the coding sequence ATGTCCCCCCCTCCTCTCTCCCGGCGCGAGCGCATCCATGCGGAGACGGTCCGTGAGATCCGCGGCATCGCCCTGCGACAGGTCGACGAAGGAGGCCTCGCGACGCTCTCTCTCAACGCAATCGCGAAGGAGCTGGGAATGTCTGGCCCCGCCCTCTACCGGTACTTCGCCTCACGGGACGAGCTGCTCGGCGCGCTTCACACCGACATCTACGCCCAACTGGTGACGGCGGTCCGGGAAGCGGCCGAGGCGTCGACAGGGCGCTCACCCTCCGCGCACCTGGCCGCGTACGCCTCCGCCTACCGTGGCTGGGCGCTGAAGCATCCACGCCGGTACGCGCTGCTGTTTGGCGGGCGTGCAGAAGATTACAAGGACCCGGCCGAGGCCATCGCCGAGATCCACGAAGGCATGCTCCTCCTGCTGCGACTCCTCGCCGACATCGCTGGCGACCGGCCGGTCACCAGGCCTCCCGACGCGCTCGACCGCCAGCTCACGGCCTGGTCCCGGCGTCGCGCCGGCAACGCGAGCTTCCCGCCGCACATCCTGCGCCTGGGCGTCCTCTTCTGGACGCGCCTGCACGGCATCGTCAGCCTCGAGCTCTCCTCTGTCTTCAAGGACATGGGACTCGACGGGGGTGCGCTGCTCGATGATGAGGTCAAACGCATCATCGACGCAGCCGGGGGCGGCCACTAG
- a CDS encoding MFS transporter: MTAINERARATGASVGDFRPLVPLALAQFVVVLSTSIVNIALPSIRGGLGLAPAGLTWVVNAYVLAFGGFLLAGGRAADILGRHHVFTVSLAAFGIASLAAAVAPGAGSLIAARGLQGVAAAVLSPTALSIALTLYPGGEARRVALGVWGGVSGAGGAAGVIAGGLLTATFGWRSVFVVAVPFVVVALAMSRSRVVSSPRPSERPAFDAPGALLVTGALGLLTHGLAGASHDGWLSARRAPGAARTHPAGGACFTCNPQPLTHEDTRT, encoded by the coding sequence ATGACAGCCATTAACGAAAGAGCGCGTGCGACCGGTGCCTCCGTCGGCGACTTCCGGCCGCTCGTCCCACTGGCCCTGGCCCAGTTCGTCGTGGTGCTGAGCACCTCCATCGTCAACATCGCGCTGCCGTCGATTCGTGGTGGCCTGGGGCTCGCGCCAGCCGGATTGACCTGGGTGGTCAACGCCTACGTCCTGGCCTTTGGCGGCTTCCTCCTCGCTGGCGGGAGGGCGGCCGACATCCTCGGGCGCCACCATGTCTTCACGGTGTCCCTGGCCGCCTTCGGTATCGCCTCGCTCGCCGCCGCCGTCGCGCCTGGGGCCGGCTCCCTCATCGCCGCCCGAGGCCTGCAGGGCGTCGCCGCCGCCGTCCTGTCTCCCACGGCGCTGTCCATCGCGCTCACCCTCTATCCGGGTGGCGAGGCCCGGAGAGTGGCTCTCGGTGTCTGGGGAGGGGTGTCCGGTGCGGGCGGTGCCGCGGGGGTCATCGCGGGAGGGCTGCTCACCGCGACATTCGGGTGGCGCTCGGTGTTCGTCGTCGCCGTCCCGTTCGTGGTCGTGGCCCTGGCCATGTCCCGTTCCCGGGTCGTCTCATCCCCCAGGCCTTCCGAGCGGCCGGCCTTCGATGCCCCCGGTGCCCTCCTGGTCACCGGAGCGCTCGGTCTCCTCACCCATGGTCTCGCGGGTGCCTCGCACGACGGCTGGCTCTCGGCTCGCCGCGCTCCTGGCGCTGCGCGCACCCACCCCGCCGGCGGCGCTTGCTTCACCTGCAACCCACAACCCCTGACCCACGAGGACACACGCACATGA
- a CDS encoding ArnT family glycosyltransferase → MKPSSFSVPGFLTRHPVAVGVAGTFLLSLVLRLLFLETSMDRNWPFSIFFYGDSRFFHTYALDWARGRPAQASLPYHPPLFSWSLGLLYQLLGEPRGSAHPYKLSLALLNSATVAFTWWWWRRVLGVGWSLLAAVLFSASFGWLVLSTTYSNEVLYVLFLSATCWLMLEHRSGLPWRGAALLGGVMGLGALTRAEHLHLWPFLLVYAWLHRDRRAPVRAQLVRWAGAVGVSLVVLAPWGLHNARVLQELNARTPELEPLPVVAPVTVYGPISFAMANHAGATGGFTPDLVNRLGQDGWLDAANPSQRHLLLHGYAEGLRWMGEHPAGAVRLLAAKLGRWLDGLSLGYGASNLPGGLEGARAPVDVFVPESTWLKWPLALLLLAGAGLSLRAPHRVFSLFTLVLLHRALITLAFFGYTRGMLVLFPALLPLLLLPLKAFTGSRPSLAGRLPVLASCVLLLLWLEAGTLALRGPRDFMASGSTDRVSGKLIQDDWVRLWPKP, encoded by the coding sequence ATGAAACCATCAAGCTTCAGCGTTCCTGGATTCCTGACGCGGCACCCCGTGGCCGTGGGGGTGGCCGGGACGTTTCTGCTGAGCCTCGTACTGCGGCTGCTGTTCCTCGAGACGTCGATGGATCGGAACTGGCCGTTCTCCATCTTCTTCTACGGGGACTCGCGCTTCTTCCACACCTATGCCCTCGACTGGGCCCGGGGGCGGCCCGCGCAGGCGTCGCTCCCGTACCACCCACCGTTGTTCTCCTGGAGCCTCGGGCTGCTGTACCAGCTCCTGGGGGAGCCGCGAGGCAGCGCCCATCCCTACAAGCTGAGCCTGGCGCTGTTGAACTCGGCCACGGTGGCCTTCACCTGGTGGTGGTGGCGCCGGGTGCTCGGAGTGGGGTGGAGCCTGCTGGCAGCGGTGCTCTTCTCGGCCAGCTTCGGCTGGCTGGTGCTCTCGACGACGTACAGCAACGAGGTGCTGTACGTGCTCTTCCTGTCGGCCACGTGCTGGCTGATGCTCGAGCACCGGAGCGGGCTGCCGTGGCGGGGCGCGGCGCTCCTGGGTGGGGTGATGGGGCTGGGCGCGCTGACCCGGGCCGAGCACCTGCATCTGTGGCCCTTCCTCCTCGTCTACGCCTGGCTCCACCGGGACCGGCGGGCCCCGGTGCGCGCGCAACTCGTGCGGTGGGCGGGGGCGGTGGGCGTGTCCCTGGTGGTGCTCGCGCCGTGGGGGCTCCACAACGCGCGCGTGCTCCAGGAGCTCAACGCACGCACGCCGGAGCTCGAGCCGCTGCCGGTGGTGGCTCCGGTCACCGTCTATGGCCCCATCAGCTTCGCCATGGCCAATCACGCCGGAGCCACGGGCGGCTTCACGCCGGACCTGGTCAACCGGCTCGGCCAGGACGGGTGGCTGGACGCGGCGAATCCCTCCCAGCGCCACCTGCTGCTGCACGGCTACGCGGAAGGCCTGCGATGGATGGGCGAGCACCCGGCCGGCGCGGTCCGCCTGCTGGCCGCCAAGCTGGGGCGTTGGCTGGACGGCCTGAGCCTGGGGTATGGCGCCTCCAACCTGCCTGGAGGACTCGAGGGGGCCCGTGCGCCGGTGGATGTCTTCGTCCCGGAGAGCACCTGGCTGAAGTGGCCGCTCGCGCTGCTGCTCCTGGCGGGAGCGGGGCTCTCGTTGCGCGCGCCGCACCGGGTTTTCAGCCTGTTCACCCTGGTGCTGCTGCACCGCGCGCTCATCACCCTGGCCTTCTTCGGGTACACGCGCGGCATGCTGGTCCTCTTTCCCGCGCTGCTGCCGCTGCTCCTGCTGCCCCTGAAGGCATTCACCGGCAGCCGCCCCTCGCTGGCCGGGAGACTTCCGGTGCTCGCCTCGTGCGTCCTGCTGTTGTTGTGGCTCGAGGCTGGGACGCTCGCCCTGCGCGGTCCCCGCGACTTCATGGCGAGCGGCAGCACCGACCGGGTGAGCGGCAAGCTCATCCAGGACGATTGGGTACGGCTCTGGCCGAAGCCCTGA